In Oryza sativa Japonica Group chromosome 11, ASM3414082v1, the following are encoded in one genomic region:
- the LOC4349840 gene encoding uncharacterized protein gives MRRAMMGVDDLIEEAKVRTVWWALCVFAISYFLTHTSKSMWTNVPMSILILAFLRYLSFKVEFHWRGQPVQKQTHLSQLSKRQLSAHDHRLSTVAPVSRWRRKVGSPSVEAAFESFIENILRDFVVDLWYSSITPDREAPELIRGLILHALGEISGRVKEMNLVDLLTRDMADLIGHHLDIFRKNQSQIGVDVMGTLSSEERDERLKQHLIVSQELHPALLSSEHEYKVFQDIVGGIMALVLRPQDAQSPLVRCFSRELLTCLVLQPVMNFASPIYMNELIIYLMNNKNTNSGGGNLDNSNSSVTVTNAHSAHKGSSQGCQVESRNLSQESSGLVPANSSGMRSLVTHDGDKSKMSKIEHGSAIQSRQPDWAVGLDAATKRRSQVLAPENLENMWAIGRNYQKKMVKFEHSRGKSSGIDNIPSAGAAGKELSPNFNERITSVDDKYMVNLMQGSNRNAQSTYVTGSHPLVSQEWQDTDEAKPNEGSQVDCSSTEKPCETINNTKAQLKRSNSTPDIEKRYLAKSNQTMVSSEIARKNQGDRGSFPVSHGEVVLYVPKIRCRVVGAYFEKLSSKSFAVYSIAVTDAENKAWFVKRRYRNFERLHRQLKEIPNYSLHLPPKSFLSSSIDDYLVHQRCILLDKYLQELLSIPNIAEQHEVWDFLSATSKNYSAGKSTSVMKTLAVNVDDAMDDIVRQFKGVSDGLKRAVGTSPTSAPSSHLAENQMSLSWNQEEIDNHNLHNRNLSGAHSLSDGDSNYEDPSSSVNSASHSDNELNNSQYGSNDIKLNEAYSGFDAQASQQIEKPTRAYSDSSNMSSLNTFEDPAGIPPEWTPTNVSVHLLNLVDKVFQLKRRGWIRKQVLWISKQILQLVMEDAIDEWILRQINWLRRDEVIVQGIRWIQDTLWPNGVFFTRLDGYQGNAGPSQFDKHPSGSANQASGNRKDSASSFEQQLEASRNASEVKKLLLGGTPPTLVSIIGYKQYQRSARDIYYFLQSNVCVKQLAYAMIEQVLVSLFPELRQLIEDIHEKGRKEQASFTYQL, from the exons ATGCGGAGGGCGATGATGGGCGTGGACGATCTGATCGAGGAGGCGAAGGTGCGCACCGTGTGGTGGGCGCTCTGCGTCTTCGCCATCTCCTACTTCCTCACGC ATACGAGTAAATCAATGTGGACAAATGTGCCCATGTCAATTCTTATACTTGCGTTTCTCCGATACCTTTCATTCAAAGTGGAATTCCATTGGAGAGGCCAGCCTGTTCAGAAGCAGACACATTTGTCTCAATTGTCAAAACGACAGTTGTCTGCTCATGATCATCGGCTTTCAACTGTGGCACCGGTTTCAAGATGGAGAAGGAAAGTTGGTTCACCTTCTGTTGAGGCTGCTTTTGAAAGTTTCATTGAGAATATTTTGAGAGACTTTGTGGTGGACTTGTGGTATTCATCTATTACTCCTGATAGAGAGGCCCCAGAGTTGATACGTGGTCTAATACTTCATGCTCTTGGAGAAATATCAGGCAGGGTGAAGGAAATGAATCTAGTTGACTTGCTAACAAG ggaTATGGCTGATTTGATAGGACACCATTTAGATATTTTCCGGAAAAATCAATCTCAAATTGGTGTTGATGTTATGGGAACATTGTCATCTGAGGAAAGAGATGAGAGACTGAAGCAGCACCTAATAGTTTCACAGGAACTCCATCCCGCATTGTTATCTTCAGAGCATGAATATAAG GTTTTTCAAGATATTGTTGGGGGTATAATGGCTCTAGTTTTAAGACCGCAAGATGCTCAGAGTCCATTGGTTCGCTGTTTCTCCAGGGAACTGCTGACCTGCTTAGTCCTGCAGCCAGTGATGAACTTTGCAAGTCCTAT ctaCATGAATGAGCTAATTATTTACCTTATGAACAACAAAAATACAAACAGTGGAGGAGGGAATTTAGATAACTCTAATTCTTCAGTTACAGTAACAAATGCCCATTCAGCTCATAAAGGAAGTTCACAGGGTTGTCAAGTGGAATCAAGGAATTTGTCTCAAGAATCCAGTGGCTTAGTACCAGCAAATAGTTCTGGGATGAGGTCACTTGTTACTCATGATGGTGACAAGTCAAAAATGTCAAAGATTGAACATGGTAGCGCCATCCAGTCTCGACAGCCAGATTGGGCTGTGGGACTGGATGCAGCTACTAAAAGGCGATCTCAGGTTCTTGCTCCTGAGAATCTTGAGAACATGTGGGCAATTGGAAGAAATTACCAAAAGAAAATGGTGAAATTCGAGCATTCAAGGGGAAAAAGTTCAGGCATAGATAACATTCCAAGTGCAGGAGCAGCAGGAAAAGAGTTATCTCCTAATTTCAATGAGAGAATTACATCTGTTGATGACAAATACATGGTCAATTTGATGCAAGGTTCAAATAGGAATGCCCAATCTACCTATGTCACAGGTAGTCACCCACTTGTTTCGCAAGAATGGCAAGATACGGATGAAGCAAAACCAAATGAAGGGAGTCAAGTTGATTGCAGCAGCACAGAAAAACCCTGTGAAACTATCAACAACACAAAAGCTCAGTTAAAGAGGTCTAATAGTACTCCTGATATTGAAAAAAGATATCTAGCCAAAAGTAATCAAACCATGGTTTCCAGTGAAATAGCAAGAAAAAATCAGGGTGATAGAGGTTCTTTTCCTGTCTCACATGGTGAAGTAGTATTGTATGTTCCAAAGATAAGGTGCCGG GTTGTTGGTGCATATTTTGAGAAACTTAGTTCAAAATCCTTTGCCGTTTATTCTATTGCGGTGACTGATGCAGAGAACAAGGCTTGGTTTGTGAAAAGAAG ATACCGAAACTTTGAACGTCTTCATCGACAACTGAAGGAGATTCCTAATTACTCTTTGCACTTGCCTCCAAAGAGTTTTCTTTCATCTAGTATTGATGATTACCTTGTGCACCAGCGATGCATTTTGCTGGACAAATATCTTCAA GAACTCTTGTCTATACCTAATATAGCAGAGCAGCATGAAGTTTGGGATTTTCTGAGTGCAACCTCAAAG AATTACTCTGCTGGAAAGTCTACTTCTGTTATGAAAACCTTGGCTG TTAATGTTGATGATGCGATGGATGATATTGTTCGACAGTTTAAAGGAGTTTCAGATGGTCTGAAAAGGGCTGTTGGAACCTCACCTACCAGTGCACCTTCTTCACATTTGGCAGAGAATCAGATGTCTCTATCTTGGAATCAGGAAGAGATAGATAACCATAATCTGCATAATAGAAACCTGTCAGGTGCTCATAGTCTTTCTGATGGTGATAGCAATTATGAAGATCCCTCCTCATCTGTAAATAGTGCTAGCCACTCAGACAATGAGTTGAACAACAGTCAGTATGGTTCAAATGATATCAAGCTCAATGAAGCATATTCTGGTTTTGATGCACAAGCAAGCCAACAAATAGAGAAACCTACTAGGGCATATTCTGATTCTTCAAACATGTCTTCTCTAAATACATTTGAAGATCCAGCAGGAATTCCTCCTGAG TGGACGCCAACAAATGTTAGTGTTCATTTGTTGAATCTGGTTGACAAGGTGTTCCAACTAAAGCGGCGTGGTTGGATAAG AAAACAAGTACTCTGGATATCAAAGCAGATTTTACAGTTAGTCATGGAAGATGCAATTGATGAATGGATTTTAAGACAGATCAATTGGCTCCGAAGAGATGAAGTTATTGTACAAGGAATACGCTGGATTCAAGAT ACTCTCTGGCCCAATGGTGTTTTCTTCACCAGGTTGGATGGATATCAAGGAAATGCAGGTCCAAGCCAATTTGATAAGCACCCATCTGGGAGTGCTAATCAGGCTAGTGGCAACAGAAAGGATAGTGCAAGCTCTTTTGAACAACAACTGGAGGCATCTAGAAATGCTAGTGAAGTTAAGAAACTTCTTCTAG GTGGAACTCCGCCGACATTAGTCAGCATAATAGGGTACAAGCAGTACCAGCGTAGTGCGAGGGACATTTACTACTTCCTCCAA TCCAATGTCTGTGTGAAGCAGCTTGCTTATGCAATGATAGAGCAGGTGCTTGTGTCGCTCTTCCCAGAGCTTCGTCAGCTAATAGAGGACATACATGAGAAAGGTCGTAAGGAGCAAGCGTCATTCACTTACCAACTTTGA